A DNA window from Planctomycetota bacterium contains the following coding sequences:
- a CDS encoding DUF899 family protein: MMSQVEIQKLETQIGELSAKLAALRKNSPGVEIKNYTFKTQSGDVSLLDLFGGRDQLLAIHNMGQGCRYCTVWADGINAFLPHLEDAMSVVLLSKDPPDLQRQFANARGWRFRLASHGGTEYMSEQNVEERGNNSPGAVLYEKKNGKIFRKNRSAFGPGDQFCSLWHLLSLAGIGENDWTPQYSYWQRPQKLDDGGNNVK, encoded by the coding sequence ATCATGTCCCAGGTCGAAATACAGAAACTGGAAACTCAGATCGGCGAATTGTCCGCAAAGCTCGCGGCGCTGCGCAAGAATTCGCCGGGCGTGGAAATCAAGAACTACACGTTCAAGACGCAGAGCGGCGATGTCAGCCTCCTGGATCTTTTCGGCGGCCGCGATCAGCTGCTCGCCATCCACAACATGGGGCAGGGGTGCCGCTACTGCACGGTCTGGGCCGACGGCATCAACGCTTTTCTGCCTCACCTTGAAGATGCGATGTCCGTGGTGCTGCTCTCGAAGGACCCGCCCGATCTTCAGCGTCAGTTCGCCAACGCCCGCGGCTGGAGATTCCGTCTGGCCTCGCACGGCGGCACGGAGTACATGAGCGAACAGAATGTGGAAGAGCGCGGGAACAATTCGCCGGGCGCCGTTCTCTACGAAAAGAAAAATGGAAAAATATTCCGCAAGAACCGGAGCGCTTTTGGCCCGGGCGATCAGTTCTGCTCGCTCTGGCATTTGCTGAGCCTCGCCGGAATCGGCGAGAACGATTGGACGCCGCAGTACTCGTATTGGCAGCGGCCCCAGAAGCTGGATGATGGCGGCAACAATGTTAAGTAG
- a CDS encoding HutD family protein translates to MPILPASSSRRVAWKNGRGSTLEIASDAESAGGEWTWRLSIAEVPERAAFSHFPGVDRLIGRLHGEGLTIERVGTPQVVPGAGAALAFAGEEDVVGVPTGAGVRDVNLMVQRDRWRGTMEVLREGSRVADGPVVLVHAAHGSAAINARQEPTLKVIHVGQTLVSHGFVEVAGAEGAVIVVCELTFP, encoded by the coding sequence GTGCCGATTCTTCCCGCTTCGAGTTCCCGCCGCGTCGCCTGGAAGAACGGCCGGGGCAGCACGCTGGAAATCGCCAGCGACGCGGAATCCGCGGGCGGCGAATGGACCTGGCGGCTCTCGATCGCCGAGGTGCCGGAGCGGGCGGCCTTCTCGCATTTCCCCGGCGTCGACCGGTTGATCGGGCGCCTGCACGGTGAGGGATTGACGATCGAGCGCGTCGGCACGCCGCAGGTCGTTCCCGGCGCCGGAGCCGCGCTCGCCTTCGCCGGCGAAGAGGATGTGGTCGGCGTTCCCACCGGCGCGGGCGTGCGCGATGTCAACTTGATGGTGCAACGCGATCGCTGGCGCGGCACTATGGAGGTGCTGCGCGAAGGATCGCGGGTCGCCGATGGACCGGTGGTCCTGGTTCACGCCGCCCATGGAAGCGCCGCGATCAATGCACGGCAGGAGCCGACATTGAAGGTGATCCACGTCGGCCAGACGCTAGTCTCCCACGGGTTCGTTGAAGTTGCGGGCGCAGAGGGCGCCGTGATCGTCGTGTGCGAACTTACTTTCCCTTGA
- a CDS encoding NAD(P)/FAD-dependent oxidoreductase → MLRMTDLCLPLEHPEEALRPAILKRLGVGSDDLVRFEVFRRGIDARKLKSILFVYTIDMEVRHEEKVLARLKTDRRLGPAPDMSYKFVAKAEPMGATPAQISSTKKPSSKVSTASQTLPPRPIVIGMGPAGLFAGLILAQSGFCPLILERGKAVRDRTKDTFRMWQEGVLDPESNTQFGEGGAGTFSDGKLYSQIKDPKHYGRKVLDEFVQAGAPPEIMYVSKPHIGTFRLVSMVEKMRAKITALGGEIRFGCRVDDIEIEPDTSGGSTGAKTGRVRGVVLAGGERIASDHIVLAVGHSARDTFAMLLKNGVHIEPKPFSIGFRVEHPQSLINRARFGPNAENALLGAADYKLVHHAKNGRSVYSFCMCPGGTVVAATSEVGCVVTNGMSQYSRNERNANAGIVVGISPEKDYPDGPLAGIEFQRRWEARAFELGGKNYQAPGQLIGDFLAKRPSTAFGAVLPSYTPGVHLCDLSTALPEFAIEAIREAIPEFARQLRGFDLPDAVLTAVESRTSSPIRITRDDDTFQSLSTRGLFPAGEGAGYAGGILSAAIDGIKVAEAVALSLVK, encoded by the coding sequence ATGTTGCGCATGACCGATCTTTGCCTTCCGCTGGAGCACCCGGAGGAGGCGCTGCGCCCCGCGATCCTGAAGCGGCTCGGCGTCGGCTCCGACGACCTGGTTCGCTTTGAGGTTTTCCGCCGCGGCATCGACGCTCGCAAATTGAAATCGATCCTCTTCGTCTACACGATCGACATGGAGGTGCGCCACGAGGAGAAGGTGCTGGCGCGGCTCAAAACCGACCGCCGCCTCGGACCCGCGCCGGACATGAGCTACAAGTTCGTGGCCAAGGCGGAGCCGATGGGTGCGACGCCGGCGCAAATTTCGTCGACGAAGAAGCCGTCGTCGAAAGTGTCGACGGCTTCCCAGACATTGCCGCCACGGCCAATCGTGATCGGCATGGGGCCGGCGGGACTCTTCGCAGGGCTGATCCTGGCGCAGTCGGGGTTTTGCCCGCTGATACTGGAGCGCGGCAAGGCGGTGCGCGACCGGACCAAGGACACCTTCCGCATGTGGCAGGAAGGCGTGCTCGACCCCGAGTCCAACACGCAGTTCGGCGAGGGCGGCGCCGGAACGTTCTCCGACGGCAAGCTCTACAGCCAGATCAAGGACCCAAAGCACTATGGCCGCAAGGTGCTCGACGAGTTCGTGCAGGCGGGCGCGCCGCCCGAGATCATGTACGTAAGCAAGCCGCACATCGGCACCTTCCGCCTGGTGAGCATGGTCGAGAAGATGCGGGCCAAGATCACCGCCCTCGGCGGCGAGATCCGCTTCGGCTGCCGCGTCGATGACATCGAGATCGAGCCGGACACGAGCGGCGGTTCAACGGGTGCGAAAACCGGGCGCGTGCGCGGCGTGGTGCTGGCCGGCGGCGAGCGCATCGCGAGCGACCACATCGTGCTTGCGGTCGGTCACAGCGCCCGCGACACCTTCGCCATGCTTCTGAAGAACGGCGTGCACATCGAGCCCAAGCCCTTCTCGATCGGGTTTCGCGTAGAGCACCCGCAATCGCTGATCAACCGCGCCCGCTTCGGCCCCAACGCCGAGAACGCCCTGCTCGGCGCGGCGGACTACAAGCTGGTCCACCACGCGAAGAACGGCCGCTCGGTCTATTCCTTCTGCATGTGCCCCGGCGGCACGGTGGTGGCCGCGACTTCGGAAGTCGGCTGCGTGGTCACCAACGGCATGAGCCAGTATTCGCGCAATGAGCGCAACGCCAACGCCGGCATCGTGGTCGGCATCTCGCCGGAGAAGGACTACCCGGACGGCCCGCTTGCCGGCATCGAGTTCCAGCGCCGCTGGGAAGCGCGGGCCTTCGAGCTGGGCGGCAAGAATTACCAGGCGCCGGGGCAGCTCATCGGCGACTTCCTCGCGAAGCGGCCGTCGACGGCCTTCGGCGCGGTGCTGCCCTCGTACACCCCGGGCGTGCATCTGTGCGACTTGTCGACGGCGCTTCCGGAGTTCGCCATCGAGGCGATCCGCGAGGCCATTCCCGAATTCGCCAGGCAACTCAGGGGATTCGACCTGCCCGACGCGGTACTGACCGCCGTCGAGTCGCGCACCTCGTCGCCGATCCGCATCACGCGAGACGACGATACTTTCCAGAGCCTCAGCACGCGCGGACTTTTCCCCGCCGGCGAAGGCGCAGGCTACGCGGGCGGAATCTTGTCGGCAGCCATCGATGGCATCAAGGTTGCGGAAGCCGTGGCATTGAGCCTGGTCAAGTGA
- a CDS encoding succinate dehydrogenase/fumarate reductase iron-sulfur subunit gives MDPSRRVQFRIWRGDKNGGAFQNYEMNVSEGMVVLDCVHRIQAEQAPDLACRWNCKAGKCGSCSAEINGKPCLMCMTRMDTLPPDQVVTVEPMRSFPSIRDLVTDVSWNFRVKKKIKPFKPRKPDNADGSWTMFQEDIDRVQEFRKCIECFLCQDVCHVVRDHHKEEEFIGPRFLMYTAALEMHPLDTEDRLADLKDRDGIGYCNITKCCTKVCPEHIGITDNAIIPMKERVVDQFYDPLTRLFRMFKGK, from the coding sequence ATGGACCCCTCGCGACGGGTGCAGTTCCGGATCTGGCGCGGCGACAAGAATGGCGGCGCTTTCCAGAACTACGAGATGAATGTCTCCGAGGGCATGGTGGTGCTCGATTGCGTGCATCGCATCCAGGCTGAGCAGGCCCCCGACCTCGCCTGCCGCTGGAATTGCAAGGCCGGCAAGTGCGGCTCCTGCTCGGCGGAGATCAACGGCAAGCCCTGCCTGATGTGCATGACGCGCATGGACACGCTGCCGCCGGACCAGGTCGTCACCGTCGAGCCGATGCGATCGTTCCCCTCCATCCGCGATCTGGTCACCGACGTCAGCTGGAACTTCCGCGTCAAGAAGAAGATCAAGCCCTTCAAGCCGCGCAAGCCCGACAACGCCGACGGATCGTGGACCATGTTCCAGGAGGACATCGACCGCGTGCAGGAGTTCCGCAAGTGCATCGAGTGCTTCCTCTGCCAGGATGTCTGCCACGTGGTGCGCGACCACCACAAGGAAGAGGAGTTCATCGGGCCGCGCTTCCTGATGTACACCGCGGCGCTGGAGATGCATCCGCTGGACACCGAGGATCGCCTGGCGGATCTGAAGGACCGCGACGGCATCGGCTACTGCAACATCACCAAGTGCTGCACCAAGGTCTGTCCTGAGCACATCGGCATCACCGACAACGCCATCATTCCCATGAAGGAGCGGGTGGTGGACCAGTTCTACGATCCGTTGACGCGGCTCTTCCGCATGTTCAAGGGAAAGTAA
- a CDS encoding DUF1338 family protein has translation MPAAFADKIQMQNRLFAELSAMFGREVPLYDRSLAVNRECNATVGALLARRHPGFALSPEQMSKTSGERHGAIRIGRPDELRWITRFFAAFAMEPHNFYDMTNLGAKSQPILATAFRSPARPEHRVFTSLLMTDLFDDATRERIESLLSTRNVFSQRAKDLVERNERQGGLSEADGDALIREGVDRIFKWSGQARDHKLYTDLCDAGFKIAADIACFESHHLNHLTPNTLCMDLYTAAMKYCLGELDEAAMSARATITLARLERAADRDWLRLHFKHLSHAEIDSYPSERAQAGELERLARALVAALASTRTAVAKLNHSGFSECTEGPPQDTPVLLRQDSYKALTEPVRFREADGSFVDAVHTARFGEIEERFYATTPAGRELYDRCLAQADAECDKDPSLSQRDFAAYEALYAKPFAPFPKTLPGLLEQGLVYGLYAATPKGIAAKGSIASIEIRDLVRQGFAQVEGLRYEDFLPVSAAGIFASNLNQQGTKTTARKKPLYTQAMFEKVLGKPVIDTDATYRAMQDASLLETFAQLGLVDRLDRGHLTRLNATASATLMPSMAADKIPPA, from the coding sequence GTGCCCGCCGCCTTCGCCGACAAGATTCAGATGCAGAACCGCCTCTTCGCGGAGCTCTCCGCCATGTTTGGCCGCGAGGTGCCGCTCTACGACCGAAGCCTGGCGGTGAACCGGGAGTGCAACGCCACGGTGGGCGCGCTGCTGGCACGGCGGCACCCGGGATTCGCTCTCTCCCCGGAGCAGATGAGCAAGACCAGCGGCGAGCGGCATGGCGCCATCCGCATCGGCCGCCCCGACGAGCTCCGCTGGATCACCCGCTTCTTCGCCGCCTTCGCGATGGAGCCCCACAATTTCTACGACATGACCAATCTCGGCGCCAAGAGCCAGCCCATCCTGGCGACGGCATTCCGCTCGCCGGCCCGGCCGGAACACCGAGTCTTCACCTCGCTGCTCATGACGGATTTGTTCGACGATGCGACCCGGGAACGGATCGAGTCGCTGCTCTCAACGCGCAACGTTTTCTCGCAGCGCGCCAAGGATCTCGTCGAGAGGAACGAGCGCCAAGGCGGCCTGTCCGAAGCAGACGGCGACGCCCTGATTCGCGAGGGCGTCGACCGCATCTTCAAGTGGAGCGGTCAGGCCCGCGACCACAAGCTCTACACCGATCTCTGCGACGCGGGCTTCAAGATCGCCGCGGACATCGCCTGTTTCGAATCGCACCACCTCAACCACCTCACCCCCAACACGCTGTGCATGGATCTCTACACCGCCGCGATGAAATATTGCCTGGGCGAGCTCGACGAGGCGGCGATGAGCGCCCGCGCCACGATCACTTTGGCGCGGCTCGAGCGCGCCGCCGACCGCGACTGGTTGCGCCTGCACTTCAAGCATCTCAGTCACGCCGAGATCGATTCCTATCCGAGCGAACGGGCGCAGGCCGGCGAGCTGGAGCGGCTGGCCCGGGCGCTGGTCGCGGCATTGGCATCCACCCGCACCGCCGTGGCGAAGCTCAATCACTCCGGCTTCAGCGAATGCACCGAGGGTCCGCCACAGGACACGCCGGTCCTGCTTCGGCAGGATTCCTACAAGGCGCTCACCGAACCCGTCCGTTTCCGCGAGGCCGACGGATCTTTCGTCGATGCGGTCCACACCGCGCGCTTCGGCGAGATCGAGGAACGCTTCTACGCCACCACGCCGGCGGGACGCGAGCTCTACGACCGCTGCCTGGCCCAGGCCGATGCTGAGTGCGACAAGGATCCTTCGCTTTCACAGAGAGACTTCGCCGCCTACGAGGCGCTCTACGCGAAGCCCTTTGCGCCCTTTCCAAAGACGCTGCCCGGGCTCCTGGAGCAGGGGCTGGTGTACGGTCTCTATGCGGCGACTCCGAAAGGAATTGCCGCGAAGGGAAGCATCGCCTCCATCGAGATCCGCGACTTGGTGCGGCAGGGTTTCGCCCAGGTCGAAGGACTCCGCTACGAGGATTTCCTTCCGGTGAGTGCGGCCGGCATTTTCGCGAGCAACCTGAACCAGCAGGGCACCAAGACCACCGCGCGCAAGAAGCCGCTTTACACGCAGGCCATGTTTGAGAAAGTGCTCGGCAAGCCCGTCATTGACACGGACGCGACCTACCGGGCCATGCAGGACGCGTCGCTGCTGGAAACCTTCGCGCAACTTGGCCTCGTCGACCGGCTTGACCGAGGTCACTTGACCAGGCTCAATGCCACGGCTTCCGCAACCTTGATGCCATCGATGGCTGCCGACAAGATTCCGCCCGCGTAG
- a CDS encoding carbonic anhydrase, whose product MSDLENLFKNNRTWAANMERERPGFFTGLTAQQNPKYLWIGCSDSRVPANEIIGLLPGEVFVHRNVANLVVHSDLNCLSVLDFAVRVLQVEHIIVCGHYGCGGVFASMSPPEGSIVDHWIRHVRDIAKFFREEIEQEPTQDAQYRKLCELNVAVQVTHVRESPVMKTAGSRGVKVHGWIYDVSDGLLRDLKPTVDSVGTYLDM is encoded by the coding sequence ATGTCCGACCTTGAAAACCTCTTCAAGAACAACCGCACGTGGGCCGCGAACATGGAGCGCGAGCGGCCGGGATTCTTCACCGGCCTCACGGCGCAGCAGAACCCCAAGTACCTCTGGATCGGCTGCTCCGACAGCCGCGTTCCCGCCAACGAGATCATCGGCCTCCTCCCCGGCGAGGTCTTCGTCCACCGCAACGTGGCGAACCTGGTCGTGCACAGCGACCTCAACTGCCTTTCGGTGCTCGACTTCGCGGTGCGGGTGCTGCAGGTCGAGCACATCATCGTCTGCGGGCACTACGGCTGCGGCGGCGTGTTCGCCTCCATGTCGCCCCCCGAAGGCAGCATCGTCGACCACTGGATCCGGCACGTGCGCGACATCGCCAAGTTCTTCCGCGAGGAGATCGAGCAGGAGCCGACCCAGGACGCCCAGTACCGAAAGCTGTGCGAGCTGAACGTCGCGGTGCAGGTCACGCACGTGCGCGAGTCGCCGGTGATGAAGACCGCGGGGAGTCGCGGGGTCAAGGTGCACGGCTGGATCTACGACGTTTCCGACGGCCTGCTGCGCGACCTGAAGCCCACGGTGGATTCCGTGGGGACCTATCTGGACATGTGA